Proteins found in one Triticum aestivum cultivar Chinese Spring chromosome 4D, IWGSC CS RefSeq v2.1, whole genome shotgun sequence genomic segment:
- the LOC123098047 gene encoding nuclear transcription factor Y subunit C-2: MENHQLPYTTQPPATGAAGGAPVPGVPGPPPVPHHHLLQQQQAQLQAFWAYQRQEAERASASDFKNHQLPLARIKKIMKADEDVRMISAEAPVLFAKACELFILELTIRSWLHAEENKRRTLQRNDVAAAIARTDVFDFLVDIVPREEAKEEPGSAALGFAAGGVGAAGGGPAAGLPYYYPPMGQPAAPMMPAWHVPAWEPAWQQGGADVDQGAGSFGEEGQGYTGGHGGSAGFPPGPPSSE, from the coding sequence ATGGAGAACCACCAGCTGCCCTACACCACCCAGCCGCCGGCAACGGGCGCGGCCGGAGGAGCCCCGGTGCCTGGCGTGCCTGGGCCGCCGCCGGTGCCACACCACCACCTGCtccagcagcagcaggcccagcTGCAGGCGTTCTGGGCGTACCAGCGGCAGGAGGCGGAGCGCGCATCGGCGTCCGACTTCAAGAACCACCAGCTGCCGCTGGCGCGGATCAAGAAGATCATGAAGGCTGACGAAGACGTGCGCATGATCTCCGCGGAGGCGCCCGTGCTCTTCGCCAAGGCCTGCGAGCTCTTCATCCTCGAGCTCACCATCCGCTCCTGGCTGCACGCCGAGGAGAACAAGCGCCGGACGCTGCAGCGCAACGACGTCGCCGCTGCCATCGCGCGCACCGACGTCTTCGACTTCCTCGTCGACATTGTGCCGCGCGAGGAGGCCAAGGAGGAGCCCGGCAGCGCAGCCCTCGGGTTTGCCGCCGGAGGGGTTGGTGCGGCCGGTGGGGGCCCCGCCGCTGGGCTGCCGTACTACTATCCGCCGATGGGGCAGCCGGCGGCACCGATGATGCCGGCCTGGCATGTTCCGGCGTGGGAACCGGCGTGGCAGCAAGGCGGGGCGGACGTGGACCAGGGTGCCGGGAGCTTCGGCGAGGAAGGGCAAGGGTACACGGGGGGCCATGGTGGCTCAGCTGGTTTCCCTCCTGGGCCTCCAAGCTCCGAGTGA